ACCAGTATAGATAATAGAAGAAGGAGAGTAGGTAAAATGCCAGCTTGCACCAGGCCTCTTTTTGGCAGTAGCTCAGCGTAATGGCATTCATTACTGCAGGTGGGTCATACGCCAACTCTGAGCTGTCGGCTGGGCCATAAAAATACCTATTAGCGGGAAATCGAAAACATATGTTATCGCAATGGACAATTTGCAGCACAAATGTCACATTAGTAATTGGCATCATTGTtgattttttaaggcttttttgttgctttttcaTATCCTGGCATATGTTATGCTAAAATGAAACCAGTAACATTTTATAACAGGTTTAGTTTCAAGCAGGAAAGTGTTGGTGCAAAAGTAATATCAGGATTGGGATAATGGCTCTTGTATGTTGATGTTTCGGCATTAAACAGAAAATTTTGAGTTTTTACCTATATTTGATttcttacttaaaggggttgtaaatgtacattttttattttcaaaataggttcctttaaaggggttccctaaatagctttctttactgtaccttagtgcagtcctccttcacttaccacattctttgattttgtttttaaatgtccttatttcttctgaaaaatgctcacttcctgttcttctgtctgtaactcaacactgtaatgcaaggctttcttcctttctcctcttgagggggcgagcaggcaagtcaggacactctctactttgcagaaagagaaaggagctgtgtgttagtgggcatcctgacactcctgctcaccccctcccccctcaagaggctttcttcacaccagggagaaagccttgaattactgtgtggagttacagacagaagaacaggaagtgagcatttctcagaagaaataaggtcatttaaaagcaaaatggaaggatgaggtaagtaaaggaggactgcactaaggaaaaggaagctatttagggaaaacatttttttcctttacaaccccttcaagctagtgcattgtttgttcactaagcttttcctttgatttcccttctaaatattttttttctttgttttctttgtctgaatttctcacttcctgttcctcctcagtaagctgttctggctgactaactcccagccagaacagctcagatgatgggagCAAGTTTACTGGGGAgacacatttagaagggaaatcaaatggAAAagcttagtgaaccaacaatgcactagcttaaaggaacctatttagaaaataaaaaacaaacctttacatcccctttaatacTGCCTAGAAATATTTTATACACTGTATGGCCAAACGTATGTCGATACCTGACCTTCATACCTATGCTATATGGTCAAAACGACAACAGACTCCAAGTTAATTAATtaggtaaatatataaaaaaaaaataaagaaaaaatatatacatatatttaaaatagatacagtatactgtataacaTTAGCATAGTAActtatatgtaaaataaaattgaTTGAAAACTTTCTCTTTACTTATcataatcaccaaaaaaaaaaaaaagaaactttgaATTTGAAATTCGCAGATTATTTTGTTTTCAGATTTTCTTCACATTCTACTTGCTTAACAGTTAGTTGAAAAGTAAGCCAGAGGTCCAATATAACAGGCTGGGTTAACACCTAAGATGGCCGCAGATTGcatctttgcctgaatttggccctgaaactgagccaaagatgcGTTTCTGTGCAAGCAGCTCCGCAatcctggcactgacctagatcaaaccttaatctagctatttatttatttttgtatttttttttttcatttttacatacACTTTTTTCTCTCTGCAAGGCTATCAAGAGATAAAATGtatctctcccccccatccacagaGAGAAAACATGGGGGTGGCGATAAGGTGATCTGGAACTGGGAGACCCCATCCCAGTCATTAGTATGGGACCTGGGAATGCCATTGAgacaacactaaggccccatacacacgatagaatccatccgcagataaatcccagcaaatgggtttctgcggatagatcctatggtgtgtacacgccagcggatctgtttccgcggagaaatctcctctgggatggattccagcagatcggatatttgctgacatgcacaacaaatccatctgctggaatccatcccaacggatggatccgctcgtctgtacagactcaccggatccatccgtccaaagggattccccgcacgcgtcgtaatgatttgacgcatgcgtggaattccttatatgacagcgtcgcgtcgtcgccgcgtcataatcgcggcgacggcacgacacgtcatcgccagaggatttccgcgcggatttcaatgcgatggtgtgtacactccatcgcatagaaatctgcggaaatctttgagaggatttatccatggaaacggtccgctggaccgtatccgcggataaattctcttgtgtgtatggggcctaagacagatttacatatatatatatcacggaaaaaaaagcccagtccagtgaGGCCACATATACGTGTTAtgtcggcgtgaaggggttaaagtgaacTTTTCATTTTACTGTAGTTCTGTATTAAGTGGTGATAAAGGGCTAAAACCTCTGttgagtttttattgctgcccgTGTCCCTGCTGGAGATATTTGACATAATTTCCTGTTTTTGTCAAGCCTGATAAAAAGACAGGGAAACCTTCCGAGTGGAGACACGGACAACAATCCTGACAGTTCTAAGCCTCCATCTTTTTTATGGGTTTGGGTTTTGGTATAACTGTGATATACTGCATAGGAGAGAATTCTTACCGCCACACATGATAGAAAAGCAATGGTGCATTCAACCCAAGTGTTAACCATTCCTCTGCACAAAGAAACATTATACAGAAGAGGCTGTGTATGGAATATTCCGGGAGAACCAGCTAAATACAgaacagaagaaaaatgttaGCAGGCAGGATGTAAAATACAAAGAAGTAATAATGCAAAAGTCAGGAACAATGAAATTGCAGCTTGCACTAAACATGCTCAAAGGACCGGTTTACAGGTGAGTTTTTAGTTCAGTTATCAATATTAGGGTCAGCCACCAAGTCATATTATACTTATCTATCTGTGCTCTGTCCTGGTGGGTCAGGTGCCACACAGACTCTTCTTATTAAATCTACCAGCCATGTTTACTAAGATGTCTGTTCCCTTAAGATATCCCTTACTACACTACTGTGTAGCTCTACTACAGTAATTACTAACAAACTGTATTCTTATAGCAGTTCAGTTGATCATCACAAGAAATTGGAAACAACAACTCATACTTTGCCCATAGTTTAAATAAGGAGTAAATACCATCTAAACATCCTATTAATTCCTTTAAATAGAGGAGCCATATGCGTTCCATCCATTCCATCCAGGAAAGGATAACACTTGGGATACTTGTAcattgggggggaaggggggggggctaacAACCCCCATTCAAAAATATTCAGGCCTATCTAACCAATCACCTCCAATGAAACCATTGATGATGGACTTATCTTCCttctattttatattctattgtaacctccttttcttcttctcccttAATGACC
The sequence above is drawn from the Rana temporaria chromosome 4, aRanTem1.1, whole genome shotgun sequence genome and encodes:
- the CNIH3 gene encoding protein cornichon homolog 3, whose product is MAFTFAAFCYMLSLVLCAALIFFAIWHIIAFDELRTDFKSPIDQCNPAHARERLRNIERICFLLRKLVLPEYSIHSLFCIMFLCAEEWLTLGLNAPLLFYHVWRYFYGPADSSELAYDPPAVMNAITLSYCQKEAWCKLAFYLLSFFYYLYCCSTYLLKTGDQN